The following proteins are co-located in the Alkalihalobacillus sp. TS-13 genome:
- a CDS encoding alpha/beta hydrolase: MGKQVYIIHGYGASPANHWFPWLKEKLIADGNQVSVLHMPNSSDPNKEEWLETLTNEIKNVNNKTYFVTHSLGSITLLNYLDQLDPLPSFGGFILVSGFSEPLSSLPSLNPFTVTKVDYKRIIAATNSRAVIAAKDDYIVPIQLSQNLSKQLDTSFYPVEKGGHFLEDDGFTSFPLVYDILNNIMRNV, translated from the coding sequence ATATGGAGCTTCACCAGCAAATCATTGGTTCCCATGGTTAAAAGAAAAATTAATAGCAGATGGTAATCAAGTTTCGGTTCTTCATATGCCAAATTCGTCTGACCCAAATAAAGAAGAATGGTTGGAAACATTAACTAATGAAATAAAGAATGTAAATAACAAAACGTATTTTGTAACACATAGTCTAGGGTCTATCACACTATTGAATTACCTAGATCAATTAGATCCGTTACCAAGTTTTGGAGGCTTTATTCTTGTTTCTGGCTTTTCAGAACCATTATCATCGTTACCCTCACTAAATCCATTTACAGTTACAAAAGTGGATTATAAAAGAATAATTGCAGCAACTAATTCACGTGCTGTTATTGCTGCAAAGGATGACTATATTGTTCCTATTCAATTAAGTCAAAATTTATCAAAACAATTGGATACATCATTTTATCCTGTTGAAAAGGGGGGGCATTTTCTAGAAGATGATGGTTTCACTAGTTTCCCATTGGTTTATGATATTTTAAATAATATAATGAGAAATGTATAA